GCTTGTCTTTGAGGCTGTAATAGTGGAAGGTTTCGGTGATGAGGCGCCCGAGGGTCACGTTTTTCAGGCCGGTTTCTTCCTGGACTTCGCGGAGGGCGCAGGCTTCGAGGGTTTCGCCGTCGTCCTGCTTGCCTTTGGGGAGGTCCCACTTGCCGCGGCGGAACATGAGGAGGATGTCTCCCGCTTCGTTGGTGACCAGTCCGCCCGCCGCTACGAGCACGGTGAAGTGGCTTTTCACCAGATCGAGGAGGGTTTCGGGCTCGCCGGTGCGGAAAACCACGGCCGGGAGCTGGTTCTTTTCCAACAGGGCGATGGTTTGGGCCACTTCTGCGGCGGATGGGCTGAACAGGGTGGTGGCGCCGGTAAATTCCGGCTGGAGGGATGTCTGAAGGCCGGCGATGATCAGCGGGCGTTCATTAATATATATATGTATCGGTGTTTCCATGCCGCAAAAATAATCCTTTGCATTATTCATCGTACTTTTGCGCCGTTATGAGTAATGTCAGCGAAAAACAGGTAGCAGAGAAGCTGCTCCAGATTCAAGCCGTAAAACTGAGCCCTGCCCAGCCTTTTACCTGGGCTTCGGGCTGGAAGTCCCCGATTTATTGCGACAACCGCAAGGTCTTGTCATATCCGTATGTGCGGGATTACATCAAATCCGAGCTTTCCAACATCGTATTCGAAACCTGGCCGGAAGCCGCGGTGATCGCGGGCGTAGCCACGGCGGGCATCCCGCATGGCGCGCTGGTAGCGGATCAGCTTAAACTGCCATTCATTTACGTACGTTCCAAGCCGAAAGAGCACGGGATGGGCAACCAGATCGAAGGCGTGCTGCAGCCGGGCCAGCCGGTAGTGGTGGTGGAAGACCTGATCTCCACCGGTAAAAGCAGCCTCGAAGCCGTGCAGGCCATTCGCGCCGCCGGCGGGGAGGTGATCGGCATGGTGTCGATCTTCAATTATGGGTTCGACGTGGCGGTGAAAGCTTTCGAAGCGGCCGGCGTATCGTTCAAATCGCTGAGTAATTACAACGCCCTGATCGAGCTGGCGGTGGAAAAAGGCCAGGTGGGCCCCGACGAGCAGGCTACTTTGCAAGCCTGGCGCACGGCTCCCGACGTATGGGGGAAGTAGGCGATATATTGCGATGAAATCGTATATTGTGAGAGATTAAAAACAATCATCCTATGCGTATCATTAAAATGGTACTGGTACTGCTGCTGGCAGTTACCGGTTCGGCGATGGCCCAGGCGAAGAAAGGAACGCTGGCAACGGCAAAAATCAAGGTGCCGAGCGTTCAGTGCAATATGTGTAAAGACGCGATCCAGCGGTATTTTCTGAAAGAGGAAGGGGTTAAGTCCATGGTGGTAGATGTGAAAAAGAAGGAGGCGACGGTGAAATATTACACCGACCGCACCAATATCGAGAACATCAAAACCGCCATTGCGAACGTAGGATATGATGCGGATGATGTGACAGCCAACGAGGATTCTTACAACGACCTCCCCAAGTGCTGCAAAAAGCCGGAAGACGGCGGTGGCCCCGTTCAGAAGAAACACTAATAATACAGCAGATAATTATAGACCGCTCCGGCTTGCCGGGGCGGTTTTTTTGTGGGGTGCCGCTGTGGATTGGCGGTCAAAATGCACAAAAATTTGCGACATGACTGGCGAAATAACAGGTAGGATTAATTCAATAATATTGATACCGGATCAGTGAAAGAAGCGTTTTTCAGTGACTTTTATCCGCTAGCGTACTCGAGTTTCCGGTTCCCGAAGGCAACGTGTAAGTCAATTTGATATGCGGTTCATGCAGGCTAACGAAGTCTTTTTCTGCAGGATTTGCTCGATTAATCCGCTGTATTTTCGATTTCTCTGGCAAGTCGATAGGTTTGATATATGAATATTTTAAATAATTTGACGTGCGTTTTACATCAGCTTTGCGCTTTCAGCATATGCGGAAAAGTGTATGATAAGAGCCATTTTACCCCATCTGAAGACGGTGACGTCCATCGCAAATGTGCAAAAAGTACCAGCCAGGCACTAACAATTAACGTAATGGGCAGACCATTTTAGTGATAAAATAGGGGCGATTACGAAAGGCTCATGAGCCGTCACAAGTCGTTTTCGACAAGACGTGTCGCTGGATTTTAGAGGGGAACCCGAGGCTTTTTGGGGCGCCGGCACTTCCTCAAATGTCGAATCATAGGCTCGAGGAAAAGTGCGAAATCTGAAAATGTAATCCGGAAATGGTAAAGTTTCTACCTTTTTTAAACGGAATATGGGTAGAAAAATGCTGAAGTCGGTGTGGCACAAATGCCCCTGTTAGATGTATTCTGTGCAAAAAAAATGAGCCGTTTGGGCAGGAGGGAACGCAGTTCAAACTGGAGTCAATCCGTGAAAAGTACAATTCTACTATCGGTATTAAGGATTTCGAGATCTGAAATTGCGGCGAAAGAAAAGTGGGTGCCGGATAGTAATGCTGATAGAAAAACCGTTGAAATCGATTTGGGCATCATCCGGATTTGCATGGCAAAAGGCCGTTTATTTTGGTCGAATCCCGGCCGGAAACTTCTTCGCAAGTTCAGGAAAATGGGTGGCGGGACGTTTTTTTGTCTTGATTTATGACGGTTGAAATAGGAGGATTCTCTTCGGCGTTCCGCTTCGAATGGATAAAGCCGAACGGCCATTCCATTTCAAAATCACCTGCCGAATCTATCTCCGGCACAAAAAAGGCCATCCCGAAAGATGGCTTTAATTATTGTAATGATTTGAAAACTCCGATCAGAAAAAGTCGAACTTCTGTTTCGTTTCGCATCGAATCGGGAAGGGGACAAACACGCCTTTTTTGCCGACTTTGCAATTTCCGGCGGCTTTGATGGTGACTTCCTTGTTCGCTAAAACGCCGAGCATATTCTTAAATACGTTCCCCATTTCGACCTGCAGTTTCACCGGGAAATAAAAAGTATCGCGGGCCGGGATATCAATCAAGGTGTCCTGGAAAGAATGACCGACTTTGGTGTCGTCCAGGAAAACGTCGAATTCTGCGTCTTTCAGCCGGAGCGAAAAATTGTTCGGGTTGTAATAGGCCAGCTCGATTTTGACGGTGCTTTTTGAAAAACTCAAATTCTCCATATCAAAACTGGCGACCCGGACAAATTCCAGGTCTTTCATTTTTCCACATGCGCTGACCCCTAACCAAATAGCAAGGATCATAATATACCAGGTTACCTGCTTCATGAACGGCGTTTGAAAATTCGTATCAAACCTACGACAAATCCTTCCAAAAATTAAGTTAAAAACGCGCTGGTCCGGGGGCTGGGGGCGGACCATCTATTTGAAATTTTACTTTAAACAAAACACCTCGAAAATCAGTGATTTTTTAGACTAATATCTTTAGTATTTTTGTTGACTTTTAACATTTTACATGAAATGGCAGATTGCTAATATTAATAGCATATTTATTTGAATTCTATGATCTGTTAATCAAGAATTTAAAGTGCATTAACAAAAGCTTTTTATTTAATAGCAGGCAGCCATTTTCAATTGATTTACACTATCGAAAAATTAAAACGGACAGTATGGCAGAACAGGGTACAAATGGGATTTTATTGATTGAAAGTCAATATTTTCCGACAATTAATTTTTATAAAACTTTAATTGAAAGCGAAAAAGTACGTTTTGAGCGTATGGAGCATTACCAGAAGGTTAGTTTTCGCAATCGTTGCTACATCGCGGGGCCTAATGGAAAGATCCTTTTGAGCGTTCCGCTGGTGAAAGGAAAAAATCAGCGGACCGTGATGAAGGATGTCCGGATTTCGAATCAGGAACCCTGGCAGACCCTCCATTGGAAAACCCTTACTTCCGCCTACCGTCGTTCCCCCTGGTTCGAATATTTCGAACCGGAACTGGAAGTTTTATATGATAAGGAATTTGAATATCTGCTCGACTGGAACATGGCGTGTTTTGAGTTCGCCAATCGCGCACTTGGTTTCGAGCCGGTCGTAGAAATGACCGATACATATAATAAGGACTATAGCGCCGATCCTGCGATCCTGGATCTGCGGGACAAAATGTTACCCGGCCGGGAGCTTGAGAATGTGCTTGCCTACACCCAGGTTTTCGGAGAAAGGACCGGCTTTTTGCCGAACCTTAGCATCCTCGATCTGTTATTTTGTGAAGGGAAAAGGGGTTTGGAGTTACTGAAATGATAATGAGGCGATTGTAAGAGAATCGTCAACCCGGGCCCCAAAGCCCGGGAATTGCCGGGAGTATTTCATAATGCGCTTTATGTAATATGATTTAATATATTGTAATACAGCTTTTTAACAATGTTACTTCCCATTCATAAAAAAGAATAAATTTTTTTGGAAATCGATTCGAACAAAATAGTAGATTTGCATCCAATTTTGCTGGGGAAACGACTTACGTAGGTGTATAAACCAGAAGTTTCCAGCTCATTTATACTGTATTAATTTTTTGACCTTAGAAATTCATTCACAGAATTAAATGAACAACACCTACACGGACCTGGTTAACCAGACTTTCGAGTTCCCGCAGGAGGGTTTCGAGGTGAAGGAGAACAACCTTATTTTTAACGGGTTGGACATCCGGGCGTTGATTGACAAGTACGGAACTCCCTTTAAGTTGACCTACCTCCCTAAAATCGGGATGCAGGTAAACAGGGCTAAAAAGATGTTCCAGGATGCGATTAAGAAGAACAAGTATGATGGCAATTATTACTATTGTTATTGTACCAAAAGTTCCCACTTTTCGTTCATCATGGAGGAGACCCTCAAGCAAGGGGTCCACATCGAAACATCGTTCGCTTACGACATAGACATTATTAACAAGCTCTATGAACGTAAGAAGATCACCAAGGATACGTATGTGATCTGTAACGGGTATAAAACCAAAACTTATACCCGGGCCATCGCAAAACTGATCAACAGCGGATTCAAAAACGTGATCCCGGTGCTCGACAACAAGGAGGAACTGGAGGATTATTCCAAATTCGTGCGCACCAAAGATCCCGTTAAACTGGGTATCCGGATCGCAGCCGAGGAAGAGCCCACCTTTGATTTTTACACCTCCCGCCTCGGCATCGCCAAAAGCGACATCCTCGAATATTACGTGGACAAGCTGAAAGGAAATCCGAAGTTCGAACTCAAGATGCTCCACTTCTTTATGAACAAGGGCATCAAAGACGATATATTTTATTGGAGCCAGTTCAACAAGGTGTTGAACCTCTATTGCCAGCTGAAGAAGATCTGTCCGGAACTGGAAAGCATCAACCTCGGCGGTGGCTTCCCGATCAAGCACTCCCTCGGGTTCGATTACGATTACGCTTACATCGTTAACGAAATCGTAGCCAACATCAAGAGCGTGTGCAAAAAGAATAAAGTACCAGTGCCGGATATTTACACGGAATTCGGTTCCTTCACGGTAGGCGAGAGCGGGGCAGTGATTTATTCCGTGCTCGGCGAAAAGCAACAGAACGACCGCGAAGCCTGGTATATGATCGACAGCTCTTTCATTACGACCCTCCCGGACACCTGGGGCATCGGGGAAAAATTCCTCATGCTGCCCATTAACAAATGGGACCAGGAATACCAGGAAGTGCACCTCGGCGGGCTCACCTGCGACGGCTACGATTTCTATACTTCGGAAGAACACATCAATGCCGTGTTCCTCCCGAAGCTCACCGGCGAGCAGGAACCGTTATATATCGGTTTCTTCCACACCGGAGCCTACCAGGATCAGCTGAGCGGTTACGGCGGCATCAAACACTGCCTTATTCCCTCGCCCAAACACGTGGTCGTGGGGTACGACAAAAACGGACAATTAAAAGATTGGCTATACGCGAAGGAGCAAACCTCCCAGAGCATGCTTAAAATTTTGGGTTATTAAAAATATGGGTTAGTAATCCACTTAAAAACCCCTCGGTTCTCCGAGGGGTTTCGCTTTTTTAGCCCTCCCGGCAGAAATCCGACCGCTCGTCCATTTTTAGCCCGGCATTGCCGGCCGGCATTCGTAATTTAAAGTAGCTTTATTGCCGCTCTTTCCGCCTTTCGTTTAAACGGACAATACCATAAAACAAATAGGCTCTCCAGCGGGAGAGCCTATAATTTCATAGGATAGATTGATCCAACATTCATAGTGTTAGGGATGAAATGGAATATTCATGGCATAAGGTAAAAAGGAACATTTCAAGGTATGAGGGATCTGGAACATTTTCGGTATAGGTGGCAATAGGTTACGATGGATTTACTATCATCAAAAGTAGATACCGTTCTCTCCCTGGCAAATACCATTTAGTTGTATCTTTTAACAACTTTTTTGCAAGAATAACGTTACAGCCGTTTTTTAAACCTCAAAAAACATGTGTCAACAGACAAAAAACTCCCCTGTGCCGTTCCGGCAGATTTTCTTCTTGATAATTTTGTTAATATGTTCTTTCCGTGTATCCGCGCAGGATTCGGAGGCCGAAGCGGTAAAAACCGTTATCAGGCAACTGTTTGAAGGGATGAAGCGTGGCGACAGCGCGATGGTAAAGGCTGTATTCGCCCAAAATGCAATCCTTCACACCGCGGGAACCACCAAAACCGGCGAAATCAAGCTGGTTTCCGGAGATGTTAACGGATTTGTAACAGCTGTAGGAACGCCTCACACGTCCGTGTGGGATGAGCGGATCACCTTTGGCCAGGTACAGGTCGACGGGCCGATGGCCAGCGTATGGACGCCTTACCGTTTTTACATTGGTGAAAAGTTCAGTCATTGCGGGGTGAATAGCTTCCAGCTATTCAAATCCCCCGAAGGCTGGAAGATCACGTATCTCATCGATACGCGCAGGAAGGAAAACTGTTTATAAGGATTCCGGCAGCTGGCTGGGCCTGTCAAGATAATGGAGGGCGGAGTCGCATTGTTTTTCGATCTCGGTAAAGCGGGCGTCGACCAGGTCGGTATTACCGTCGAGGAAGTCGGATTTGCCGGAGCGGCTGAGCCCTTTTACGAGCATGAACTGCTTGATCAGGTTTTGGTTCACCAGGGCGGAGAACTCCTGCTGCTGCTGAAGCGTTTGTTCGCGCTGCAGGTGGAAGATGTTCCGGAAATAAACGCCCCAGACCCGCAATACGATCATAAAATAACCCAGCATGAGGAAGGGTGTTGCGATATAACGGTCCATGGTGGAGTAGGTGGGCGGGAAGCTGATATGGATATGGTCGAGTTTGATCCAGGCCACGAGCCCCAGGTACAGGAAGAGCAGTCCCATCAGCGAAAGCGAGGCGCGCAGGCTTACGGCGAAATAACCGAGCATGCAGGCCATCAGCCAGGGAATAGCATAAATGGGGGATATGTCCATGTCGTTCATAAACGAGCAGGCCATCGGGATGAGCAGGGTGAAGAGCGCAGCCATGGCGCCCGCCAGTGTATGCGGCGCTCCCGATGCCATGAGCGATCCGCAAAAAACGAATGACAAGGCGAACGAAGCCGTGATGATGAGGTTGGGGATATCCTGCAGGAAGGCCAGCGCAACCGAGATGGGCGCCAGCATGAGGGTGTAGAAAAAAATGTAATCGAAGACCATACGGATCCGCGCCTGCTCGTAAGGGCAGGCCGATTTGCGTATAAGCTTTCCCGTGACCATTTCGCACACAGTGTTGTAAATGGCAGAAGACAGAGTCGATATGCTGCTGTTGTTACCTGACATAAAAAGGGGCTTGCAATAAATAGCTCATTCACAAGGTAGTAGGAATTCACAATTTAGATATGGAACGTTTGTGGTAGATTCCCTGCCGCAAAAAGAAAGGGCCGCCTTAGACAAGGCGGCCCTCTTTACTGTTGTATTTGTATTATGAAATCAAATCACAACAAATCGCAACTATTCCTAACCCTTATGCAACTATAATTTCTTTAACGGTGTCCTGTGCGGCCTCTTTCTTGGGCAGGGTCAGATGCAGTACGCCGTTTTCGTATTTCGCGTTGATTTTGGCGGCTTCCACTTTCTCGTCCAGCGTAAAGGAGCGGGAGAAGGAGCGGAAACTGAACTCGCGGCGAAGGTGTTTTTCGTTTTCTTCTTTGGATTCGGTTTTCTTTTCCGCGCTGATCGTCAGCGTGGGGCCATCGATTTTCACTTTGAAATCGTCTTTGGCGAAACCGGGGGCTACTACTTCCAGGCTGTAGCCGTCTTTCGTTTCCGAGATGTTCACCGGGGCGTAGGATGCGCCGAAGAAGTCGGAGGTGGCGAAATCCTTGTTCAGGAATTTGCCGTTCAATAATTCGTCTACGAGGCCATGAAAGGTTTTTGCGGGCTGATTGAATTTTACGAGTGTCATAGTGTTTATCCTTTTATGCGTTAAACCATTTTTTTTCGGCTATGCTACCTATAGATCAAATCAGGTACCAACGCCAATAATCGGTTAAAACGCCAGTTTTGGGAAAAAATAGTCGGCTAAATTGTCAGTTTTAATGTATTTGTAATGACATAATGACAAAAATTATGAATTAATTGAAGTATCTCGATATATTACTAACTTTGTGGAAACTCATAAATATAATATTATGTACCCTGCGGAACTCGTGATGCCGATGAAGGCAGAATTAACAGATAATGGATTTCAGGAAATGCTTTCCCCCGAAAAGGTGGAAGATGTTTTAAAACAGGAAGGCACCACGCTGGTGGTGATCAATTCCGTTTGCGGCTGCTCGGCCGGTACCGCCCGCCCGGGTGTACTGATGGCTGTTGCCACCAGCGAGAAGAAGCCGGACAGGCTCGCCACTTCCTTTGCCGGTTTCGACAAGGACGCAGTGCAGCAAATCCGTACGCACCTGTTGCCTTATCCTCCGTCTTCTCCCTCCATCGCGCTTTTCAAGGACGGTCAGCTGGTACACTTCATCGAGCGCCACATGATTGAGGGCCGTTCGGCCCAGATGATCGCCACCAACCTGGTAGCGGCGTTTGACGAGTACTGCTAATCGTTTGTTGTTTCCCGTTACGTGGTTTTTTGGACCGGTTAATGGGAATATCATATTTGAAATGTAACTTGGTGGTTTGATTTCCTGTCCGGATTTCAAATCACCATTTTTTTCGCCTATGTATCCTAATTTATATTACGCATTCAGAGACCTCTTCGGGATAGAGTGGTCGTGGCTTAAAGTAGTACAGACATTTGGTTTCTTCGTGGCGCTGGCCTTCCTGGCGGCGGCTTATGTGCTCACGGCGGAACTCCGCCGGCGCGAGAAACTCGGGCTCTTGCATCCCGTTGAAGAAACCATTACCGAGGGCAAGCCCGCTTCTGTGGGCGAGATGGTGATGCGTGCCATCATCGGATTTATCATCGGTTTCAAAATTTTCGGCATATTTGGCCAGACCGCCGATTTCCGTGAGTATTTATTATCGACAGACGGGAGCCTCATTGGCGGTATCATCGTAGCTGCCGCGATGGCTTACCAGATATATTATGAAAAGAAGAAGAAAGCGTTGCCTTCTCCGAAGCAGGTGAAAGTAATGGTTTGGCCGCACCAGCGCGTGCCTGACTTCACGATCCAGGCGGCGGTGGCCGGCCTGATCGGCGCCAAGATCTTCCACAACCTGGAAAACTGGAGCGAATTCATCGCGAATCCCTGGGAATCTCTGTTTTCCGCCAGCGGGCTCACTTTTTACGGGGGGCTCATCGGGGCCGCATATGTGATCATCCGCTATGCCGCCAAAAAGCAAATCAACTGGAAACACCTGGTCGACAGTGCGGCGCCCGCACTAATGCTCGCCTACGCTATCGGCAGGATGGGCTGCCAGTTTTCCGGCGACGGTGACTGGGGAATCAATAACAGCGCCTACATCACCAATGCCGCCGGGCAAATAGAACAGGTTGCGCCTGCGCAATACCAGTCCACCCTGGAAAAAGAATCCGATTACTTCGTACGGCATTTTGGTTCGGTAGAGCAGGTGCCGCATGCATATTATCCCAAACCGGCGGCGCTGAGCTTTCTGCCCGACTGGTTCGTGGCGTACAATTATCCCCACAACGTAGTGAACGACGGCGTGAAGCTGCCCGGCTGCGAAGGGGAGTACTGCAGCGCGCTTCCGGTTGGCGTGTTCCCGACACCGTTATATGAGATCATCGTATG
Above is a genomic segment from Chitinophaga pollutisoli containing:
- a CDS encoding WbqC family protein yields the protein MAEQGTNGILLIESQYFPTINFYKTLIESEKVRFERMEHYQKVSFRNRCYIAGPNGKILLSVPLVKGKNQRTVMKDVRISNQEPWQTLHWKTLTSAYRRSPWFEYFEPELEVLYDKEFEYLLDWNMACFEFANRALGFEPVVEMTDTYNKDYSADPAILDLRDKMLPGRELENVLAYTQVFGERTGFLPNLSILDLLFCEGKRGLELLK
- a CDS encoding BrxA/BrxB family bacilliredoxin — its product is MYPAELVMPMKAELTDNGFQEMLSPEKVEDVLKQEGTTLVVINSVCGCSAGTARPGVLMAVATSEKKPDRLATSFAGFDKDAVQQIRTHLLPYPPSSPSIALFKDGQLVHFIERHMIEGRSAQMIATNLVAAFDEYC
- a CDS encoding cation transporter yields the protein MRIIKMVLVLLLAVTGSAMAQAKKGTLATAKIKVPSVQCNMCKDAIQRYFLKEEGVKSMVVDVKKKEATVKYYTDRTNIENIKTAIANVGYDADDVTANEDSYNDLPKCCKKPEDGGGPVQKKH
- a CDS encoding prolipoprotein diacylglyceryl transferase family protein; the encoded protein is MYPNLYYAFRDLFGIEWSWLKVVQTFGFFVALAFLAAAYVLTAELRRREKLGLLHPVEETITEGKPASVGEMVMRAIIGFIIGFKIFGIFGQTADFREYLLSTDGSLIGGIIVAAAMAYQIYYEKKKKALPSPKQVKVMVWPHQRVPDFTIQAAVAGLIGAKIFHNLENWSEFIANPWESLFSASGLTFYGGLIGAAYVIIRYAAKKQINWKHLVDSAAPALMLAYAIGRMGCQFSGDGDWGINNSAYITNAAGQIEQVAPAQYQSTLEKESDYFVRHFGSVEQVPHAYYPKPAALSFLPDWFVAYNYPHNVVNDGVKLPGCEGEYCSALPVGVFPTPLYEIIVCGMFFLVLMGIRRKVTTPGVIFGIYLILNGLERFFVEKIRVNTKYDIFGFHPTQAELIASFLVIGGAVLIWYARKTKPSINLS
- a CDS encoding LEA type 2 family protein, giving the protein MVRPQPPDQRVFNLIFGRICRRFDTNFQTPFMKQVTWYIMILAIWLGVSACGKMKDLEFVRVASFDMENLSFSKSTVKIELAYYNPNNFSLRLKDAEFDVFLDDTKVGHSFQDTLIDIPARDTFYFPVKLQVEMGNVFKNMLGVLANKEVTIKAAGNCKVGKKGVFVPFPIRCETKQKFDFF
- a CDS encoding arginine decarboxylase yields the protein MNNTYTDLVNQTFEFPQEGFEVKENNLIFNGLDIRALIDKYGTPFKLTYLPKIGMQVNRAKKMFQDAIKKNKYDGNYYYCYCTKSSHFSFIMEETLKQGVHIETSFAYDIDIINKLYERKKITKDTYVICNGYKTKTYTRAIAKLINSGFKNVIPVLDNKEELEDYSKFVRTKDPVKLGIRIAAEEEPTFDFYTSRLGIAKSDILEYYVDKLKGNPKFELKMLHFFMNKGIKDDIFYWSQFNKVLNLYCQLKKICPELESINLGGGFPIKHSLGFDYDYAYIVNEIVANIKSVCKKNKVPVPDIYTEFGSFTVGESGAVIYSVLGEKQQNDREAWYMIDSSFITTLPDTWGIGEKFLMLPINKWDQEYQEVHLGGLTCDGYDFYTSEEHINAVFLPKLTGEQEPLYIGFFHTGAYQDQLSGYGGIKHCLIPSPKHVVVGYDKNGQLKDWLYAKEQTSQSMLKILGY
- a CDS encoding nuclear transport factor 2 family protein; the protein is MLICSFRVSAQDSEAEAVKTVIRQLFEGMKRGDSAMVKAVFAQNAILHTAGTTKTGEIKLVSGDVNGFVTAVGTPHTSVWDERITFGQVQVDGPMASVWTPYRFYIGEKFSHCGVNSFQLFKSPEGWKITYLIDTRRKENCL
- a CDS encoding NUDIX domain-containing protein, whose translation is METPIHIYINERPLIIAGLQTSLQPEFTGATTLFSPSAAEVAQTIALLEKNQLPAVVFRTGEPETLLDLVKSHFTVLVAAGGLVTNEAGDILLMFRRGKWDLPKGKQDDGETLEACALREVQEETGLKNVTLGRLITETFHYYSLKDKHILKHSYWYRMHFFGTELTIPQIEEDIMDIQWIKPEHIAKYMPYSYQNIVDVLTKAGYAAHA
- the pyrE gene encoding orotate phosphoribosyltransferase; protein product: MSNVSEKQVAEKLLQIQAVKLSPAQPFTWASGWKSPIYCDNRKVLSYPYVRDYIKSELSNIVFETWPEAAVIAGVATAGIPHGALVADQLKLPFIYVRSKPKEHGMGNQIEGVLQPGQPVVVVEDLISTGKSSLEAVQAIRAAGGEVIGMVSIFNYGFDVAVKAFEAAGVSFKSLSNYNALIELAVEKGQVGPDEQATLQAWRTAPDVWGK
- a CDS encoding Hsp20/alpha crystallin family protein, which encodes MTLVKFNQPAKTFHGLVDELLNGKFLNKDFATSDFFGASYAPVNISETKDGYSLEVVAPGFAKDDFKVKIDGPTLTISAEKKTESKEENEKHLRREFSFRSFSRSFTLDEKVEAAKINAKYENGVLHLTLPKKEAAQDTVKEIIVA